ttaatattatcaatttattacattttaatcacttcaTCGTTAATATTAAGTTGAATTGCACAACTAGTTCCTATACTTGTTTTTTGagtacttaaaaaaaatattttcttcacAAAATATTTGGGAACGCAAAgcaaataaacttaatttggtcttataattcatattaaaattatacaaagagTTTGGTCATCCATTTTctctttcatcttcttccaGCAAGATTATTACAATTACCCATCACTTCTTCACTAGATCCACCATGACTTTGCTTCCCCTTCCCGATTCATCCTTGCCACCATCATCCAAACTCACTCCCTCCCATGCTCCCTACAGTCTTTGCCACCTGTTCCAAGATAACCCAAATTTAAGAAACTCACTCTTCCTCACAGAGACCGACATATACAAGACTGATTAGATTGGAAGGGTTGCATGAGGATTATGAGAGACAATTGACTAAGGTGTAAGAGAATGTAGGTCGTCTATACCGTTCAGCTGCCAAGCAAATAAGAAGTGAAGATGAAGTGAATGATTGAAAGAAGCTGTAAATGGATTTATGGatgaaatagaagaaaatttaagtaattttaattttcctttttaaccaATAACTAATCATCTAATTCGCTTGAtgttggtaaaaaaaaaatattaaaaatattaaaaattttcttcttattcaTCTCCTTTGcgtctcaattttttaaaagaaagaaattcgTAAAAAGGAAATGTAGGGCTAATGCAatttaaccttaattttttgtctaaaatgattatataaCATGTCTATGTGTAAATGACAATTAATGACTCAATGATCAAAATACAATAAAGCAATAACATTAGCAATcataccataatttttttttaaatccgaTGATCAAAACGTAatccaaaattatcaaaacattGTAAACATTGAAGTCCATTTGCCAATAGAAAAAGAGAACCTCTAATCTTCTGAAGTCATTGGTGGCACTTTCCAAAGCCTTGCTGATCACATATCAGAATTGAAATGATGATTCGACATCTAATTTCTTAGCTCTTTGAAGCTTGCTTTTCCTTGGACTTCTGGATCTTCAGAACCTTCTTCACAATTTTCTGCTCTTCCACCAAGAAGGCTCGAATTATCCTTCGAAAACAATCGGATTTGAATCAATGACAACCGTCAAACACCAGAACTAGCATCCATGATCATATAACAGCAAATAAATAATGCACTACTTTCTATTTATACCTCTCTCTAACAGCACTGGAGGACAAAACACCACCATAAGCACGATTCACAGTCCGGCGGTTCCTTGGCAATCTAGACCTTTTGTATTCAGCAGGTCTCAAGTGAGGAATCTGCAATGAACCCATGTAAGTAACCCATAAGACCACCCTCAAAAACCTCACAACCTAAATCTTCAGTAAGACCCTAGTTGATTGAATCTAAAGAAACAACCCCATGATGCTATTTTGGTCAAAAAGGTTTTACATTTCAACTTAATATACAGATGAAGTACCGTAATAAAAGGATACAAAGTGAAATGCTCTAGTGGGTTCCCTCATATACAGAAAACATCCTTATGATGAAGTATCTTATATAAGTATGCTAAAGTGGGTTCCATCCATCATATATGATTATGCAATCTGGGGATTTCAATATCAATCAAGATATGATGTTAAAGCCAATATTTACACCGATATACTGCTATAGCTTTCATTACATCCACAAGCACGAAAAACACACTCGACCAACAACACATTAAATTTCCAACAATCCAAAGTTCTTGCCGGTTCCGAAATGATTTGATTAATACATTTCCTTATTTTAGGATTTGAAACGTTTAAACTCTATACATAACATTTGACAAACTATACATACCATTAGATCTTAAGCAATTATATAAAACCAtcccaagttttttttttgcttaattcGGAACCTAAAACCCATTAAGCAAACAACAGCAGCAACATGAATATAAACAGAGAGAAAGTATTATTTTTGTGTAAGCAAAAGTATACCTAAATATCATACTCATGGatcaaaataacaataaacTCAAGATTTCAACCCAAAATCCAAATTTTTCAccccaaaaaaaaatctgaatttaaattcaaaaggaaaagaaagtaCTTACACCCTGAATTCTCTTGCCAGTGACAGGACACTTAGGCCCACTTGCTCTTTTCTTAGTTGTCTGATAGACCAATTTCCCACCTTTCAAAGgaaaaaacaacataaatttcaattaaaaattagaccataaaaatgCGGCACCAATTTCTAAACTTGCAGACTTACCAGGGGTCTTAACGACACGGTGATGGTTGGATTTGGTAGCGTAGCTATGGCGAGTACGGTAAGTGAGCCTTTGAACCATTTTTGATGGTTTTCAAACTTTGGGTTTTACCTTCTCTGCTCTGTTTTATGGGAAGACTTAAGAGAGACAAAGTGGAGACCAAAGGGTTTTGTACTAGAGAAGACATTGTATAAGTATGGATTCTTCAGGAAGGAAGCCCTAGATCGTACGATTATGTTTTGAGGTTTTTCTATCAACGGTTAAGATTATGCGGATTTGTTAGTAAATTATATAGTTGGtgatctaattttaaaaacttttcattttGGACACAAAAATTATTTGCAATAAGGCAtcaccattttcattttggtcaccctcCATGAATTTAGGATTACGCAATATTATTTTACACTCATTTTAGTCaagtaattttaagaaattctATTTTAGCcactcattttatcttttttttattttctttaatttttagaaacttAGATAATTTCATGTATTGAGAAAAACTAAGACTCtagttattttagaaaatataagtcattttcattttcttagaaaataaaaagcatCAAAGAAAATGtgctttaattaaaaatgttaaaataatttttaaaaatgaaactaTCAGTgaataaaacttaaaagtttatatattaaaccATATGAAACTATGACATGcaatatttatatcatattatggttaaatattttaaaatatttaataatttatacttCCTTGGTCATCCTTTGaaacaattaattataatgttttatggGTTTGTTTAGATTATACTTGATAGTGCGAGAGGAATAGATATACATGCtgtattaatttcaaaaatatcaacaTGGGAAAAGCAAAAAGGATGGTTCAACATTAATCTTCCTATTAACAAAGTTAATCTTGCTTAATTTGGAATGGCACCATAAAAGTTGGTCTCTTGTCACATTTGACATGTTCAAAACTCTTGCCACTAATTTCAAATCCACTTGAGAGAAGAAGTAAAGCACTTGATCTGAATTCTCCTCTTCATTCTTCTTCAATTTCCTTAATATGCAGTTCCCACTCCTTACTATTTCTCTAAGCTTCTTATCCTTCTGCAATTTCATCATCCAACATGTTACTTCTTCAGTAACTCGAATCCATGTATCTTAATACTTGAATCAAGTAAAGACTAACCTTTTGTAAGCTAGTTTGAAGGGTTGCTAGAAGTTGAAGCTCATCAGGCTCTGTAGGTTCCACTTGAGCACCTTTCCTCATCTTACGGATCACAATGTTAGCATCTTTATCAGCTCGAAGGAATCGCCAAAATATTCTTATTGCTTCCTCCATGATCTCCACTAGCATATCAGCTGTAATTGCATTGTCATCTTCATCTCTTCCTTTTCTTCTACCTTTCCTTTTATCCTTCAAGCTATCCTCTACACCACAATCCCAGCTTCCATTAGTAACTCATTGAATTTATGGTTGATTAACATGCAAGAAGAACAAAATATTTACCTCGGATGACGGGAACTTGAAGGAGATTCCGTAGAACACATCGGTTCTTGATGTAGTTTCGTACCCTTGGACCTTCAAAGGGTTCATTCTCTATGAACCTTTGAATCAGAACTTGGAACTGTTGAAATTCACCGGCAACTTCATTGTATCGACGCATGCAGTAAGGATCAGATTCCCATATTCCAATGGCTTTCTCGTATTGCCAATGAAGTATTTCCCAAGAAAGGCACAGTTGCCCTACGTACACCATTTCCAGATCACCGTGGAGTTCGTTGATGAACTTCGACATGGGGTCAGAATCCGATGTTTTCCGCCTTCTTGGCCAAAGGTTTTGAGGGAGGAGAGATGTAATTGGTGGAGCTGAAGATGATTTGTGGGttgaaattgattgaaatggatCCTTTGAATGAAGAACCCCTATGAAATTGTCAAGAAACATGAGTTAACTTTGCATGAAACCTAAactataatttaaccaaaataaaggTATAAAACAGGCAGAATTGGCCACTTGCACATTAATCATAATCTGAAAAGCCActtgatgaaaaaaaaaagttcaaagtGATTTTTCATGAAAAACAGCTTTCCAAGTTGTCTTTTGTTCACATTACTTTTAAAGTGCTTTGAAAAAGATTTTGTGGAGCATAGTGTTAGGTAAAGCTTTCTCATAGATGGTTGGTGTCTTGAATGAGATGTTGGAACTAGGCTAATATCCTAAGACATGAGCTGTTGGCACGACATTAATATGCAAACATGCAAGACATATGattaacaaatcaaaatttatgtttaaatataaaaacactTTACATGAAAAAGGATAAGCAGGAAGATAATTCATGATTAAGCATTGAATTTTGTAATGATAGGcaggaaatgaaatgaaaagataaaGACTGACCTATTGCATACATCTTCTGGTAATTCAAGATGTCGAATTTCCTCATCCTTTCTCTATAACTCTTGTAGAATTTGTGAAGTTCACTCATTCTATCTGCATATTGGAACTTCTCATCAATTTTCCATGGCTTCAAATCATCCATTATCTTTGGGGATTCTGATTCTTCTAAGATGGTTGGCAGGCCTGTTGCTTTAACCTTTTTCAGCTCCATTTTCAGCTGTTCTATCAGTTCTTGATGTTCCCATAAAGTTTCCAAATCAGTTGAATCCTCAGGATCTGAAGCTAATGGATTCTCTAAATTGGACTTTTCTGAATTATCTAAAGCATTTATATCCTTATTCTTGCTCTGAAGCTCTTCCATTGTGTCTTCATCTTCAATGTTCCTTGAAGAATCAGCCTCAAAATCTTCACAATCACTCAGGTTTTCAGGGCTTGAAGTAATGGAACCCATATCAGTCTCTGGAACAGTGGTGTCCTCCTCTGAAAGAAACTCAAGATTCCCTGGAATATTTTCGCAAACAATTGGTTTACTTTGTTGGGTATCAACTTCATTCTCTGATGAATCGTCTTCCATGAAATCTTGTTCTGACAAGAACCCATTGCTGGAATCAGCATACATTTCTTTCACACAAAAGCTTAAATCCTCAGGCTTCTCCATTATACAACTAAGATCATCCCCTGACTTGAACTCATACTTGTTCGTGCTTGTATAAGGAATTGAAGGAATTGAGTCTAGGCCAAGGTTATATTTCTCTTTTGCTTCAAATTTCTTGCTGAATTCTTCGAAAGTCTGAGTTTGAAACTGAAACTTGAAAAAGAATTTTGGAGATCCATCTTCTTCAATGATTCCAGTGTCTTCAACCTTCGGTTCAGTAGCCACAGGTTTGGTTTCCTTCGTTTTCTCTTCTGTGACATCCTCTGGCTCTGTTTCAATTGGAATCGAATTATTGAGCTTAGAAATCTCATCACTCTGAATCCTGACaccatgaaaaatatatataaaaaaaatagaaggaattatttaagaaagaaactattatttccattaaaaaacaaaagtgaaataaaaattgatttaccATGACAAAGCTTTGCTGAAGATAGCAAACAGAGAGGAAAACAGGGCAGAGATGGAGATCAATAAAAACCCACCAAAAGGAaccaaattttgaaacaaaaacaagttaAAAGAACTCATATTCTTGAAATTAAAACGGGTTTTGATCATAAAATCATTCAGGGTACGCATCAATATAAACCAtcaatctctttcttttttttaagttgaagcaaaaaaaaaacaaacagagCATCAGAAGTCCCTTGGAACTCTAATTATAACTTTGAAAACTTGGATTCAAAAATAGACACTTCAcctattaaaaaaacataaacccCATGAACATGATGAAATTCAAGAAGGATCAAAAGTGATTGAAGTCTGACCTAATTACGTgagaattagaaaaaaataaaaaataaagggaagAAAAGAACATGTCAGCTACTATAAGGTGTTATTTTGATCTAATCTTTGGATTGCTTAAAGCCCTGGGAATTCTGAAGACCGTTATATGAGAGATTTTTGAGAGAAGATTATGATTTTAGTTGAAAGGTCGGTTTTGTTGCCTTTGTATTTTAGTGTGCAAAATGTGTTTTGTATGAAGAGCAAAAAATaattgggttaaattgaatgtttaggcctttcattatttatttttagggttgaatgtgaaaattttggttggaaAGATGAAATTAGTTAGGAGAAAATTTTTGACCAAGCAATAGGAATACTTGAAGGCCAAATATTTGCTAGAATGAGAAAGGaatatatgaaattgtgattctatgttattaattaataagaaaaatctGATTGAAAAGAGATAGGAATGacataaaatcacaattttatacaattctTTCTCGAATTAAGTGTTAAGACATTGTGAACTATGATAATAATTTTTCGAgaatatatgtaattataaatttaaatttaaatttgcaCATCTTTTCTTACCATTACAATATGAAGGGAAGATGACAATATTAGTTTTGGGTGCCAAATGGAGTGGTTTAAGTATTGCTCTAAAGGGTATTGGCAAAATATAGTTGACTTTATTCATTTAAccattattataaaatgatatttcattggGTTTAGAATTCCAATctaacattttttttccttattctcACTTTGTAAtttctataataaaaaatttatatt
The sequence above is a segment of the Gossypium raimondii isolate GPD5lz chromosome 4, ASM2569854v1, whole genome shotgun sequence genome. Coding sequences within it:
- the LOC105780823 gene encoding uncharacterized protein LOC105780823; translated protein: MRTLNDFMIKTRFNFKNMSSFNLFLFQNLVPFGGFLLISISALFSSLFAIFSKALSWIQSDEISKLNNSIPIETEPEDVTEEKTKETKPVATEPKVEDTGIIEEDGSPKFFFKFQFQTQTFEEFSKKFEAKEKYNLGLDSIPSIPYTSTNKYEFKSGDDLSCIMEKPEDLSFCVKEMYADSSNGFLSEQDFMEDDSSENEVDTQQSKPIVCENIPGNLEFLSEEDTTVPETDMGSITSSPENLSDCEDFEADSSRNIEDEDTMEELQSKNKDINALDNSEKSNLENPLASDPEDSTDLETLWEHQELIEQLKMELKKVKATGLPTILEESESPKIMDDLKPWKIDEKFQYADRMSELHKFYKSYRERMRKFDILNYQKMYAIGVLHSKDPFQSISTHKSSSAPPITSLLPQNLWPRRRKTSDSDPMSKFINELHGDLEMVYVGQLCLSWEILHWQYEKAIGIWESDPYCMRRYNEVAGEFQQFQVLIQRFIENEPFEGPRVRNYIKNRCVLRNLLQVPVIREDSLKDKRKGRRKGRDEDDNAITADMLVEIMEEAIRIFWRFLRADKDANIVIRKMRKGAQVEPTEPDELQLLATLQTSLQKKDKKLREIVRSGNCILRKLKKNEEENSDQVLYFFSQVDLKLVARVLNMSNVTRDQLLWCHSKLSKINFVNRKINVEPSFLLFPC
- the LOC105780665 gene encoding 60S ribosomal protein L34, translating into MVQRLTYRTRHSYATKSNHHRVVKTPGGKLVYQTTKKRASGPKCPVTGKRIQGIPHLRPAEYKRSRLPRNRRTVNRAYGGVLSSSAVRERIIRAFLVEEQKIVKKVLKIQKSKEKQASKS